Proteins encoded by one window of Bradyrhizobium sp. B097:
- a CDS encoding DUF1330 domain-containing protein produces the protein MPKAYWIVHVTVHDEARYPEYLVAAMPVFARYGANFIVRNGSYEVMEGATRQRNFVIEFRDRATAMECYTCPDYQAAKAIRQKYSDGDFVIIDGAE, from the coding sequence ATGCCGAAAGCCTACTGGATCGTGCACGTCACGGTGCACGATGAAGCCCGTTATCCCGAATACCTCGTCGCCGCGATGCCGGTCTTCGCCAGATACGGCGCCAATTTCATCGTGCGCAACGGCTCCTATGAGGTGATGGAAGGCGCGACGCGCCAGCGCAATTTCGTCATCGAGTTCAGGGATCGCGCCACCGCGATGGAATGCTACACCTGCCCCGACTATCAGGCCGCGAAAGCAATCCGGCAGAAATACTCGGACGGGGATTTTGTGATCATTGATGGAGCGGAGTAA
- a CDS encoding serine hydrolase produces the protein MTRRKLAFILIATTACGALALSAARARDVPKVATGFVANVVCSETFVSGLDPRRNLTETTDAMPGAGLITWAMDTEVDLDRKDVTVTLFGLGRSHAVYREGFGCTLDHGAVLADGPLPPSRPQAASLPEIAGPALVAPQSPQLGAALDRAFAEPAEPPFRHTRAVVVMKDGRIVAERYADGIGIETPLLGFSATKSVISALIGVLVRDGKLAVDRPVPIAAWQDPKDPRHAITVDQLLRHTAGLALGSSLQASLASALEPVNRMKFMEPDMAAYAESIPLETAPGEAWNYHDGNFIILSHLIRNAAGGHAADVMRFARRELFDPLGMYNVVMQFDVAGTPEGSGAMMASARDWARLGQLYLNDGMAGDKRILPEGWVKYSASPTPNAWVGIGAGFWTNLGESFGANFRVKHGWPRDAFFAKGTIGQYVVIVPSQHLVIVRLGRSPNMPLEADGVFDLVRDVVTATSTGARLAGGN, from the coding sequence GTGACCCGTCGAAAGCTCGCCTTCATTCTCATTGCCACCACCGCCTGCGGTGCGCTGGCGCTGTCCGCCGCCCGGGCCCGCGATGTGCCCAAGGTCGCGACCGGTTTTGTTGCGAATGTCGTCTGCTCGGAGACCTTCGTCAGCGGTCTCGACCCCAGGCGAAACCTGACCGAAACCACGGATGCGATGCCGGGGGCCGGCCTGATCACCTGGGCGATGGACACCGAGGTCGATCTTGATCGCAAGGATGTCACGGTGACGCTGTTCGGGCTTGGCCGCAGCCACGCCGTCTATCGCGAGGGGTTCGGCTGCACGCTCGACCACGGCGCGGTGCTCGCCGATGGCCCGCTGCCGCCCTCGAGGCCGCAAGCCGCATCGCTGCCCGAGATCGCAGGCCCTGCGCTCGTCGCACCACAAAGCCCGCAGCTTGGGGCCGCGCTCGACCGCGCCTTTGCCGAGCCGGCGGAGCCGCCGTTCCGTCACACCCGCGCTGTCGTCGTGATGAAGGATGGCCGCATCGTCGCCGAGCGTTACGCCGACGGCATCGGCATCGAGACGCCGCTACTCGGCTTCTCCGCGACCAAATCGGTGATCTCGGCCCTGATCGGCGTTCTGGTGCGTGACGGCAAGCTTGCGGTCGACCGGCCGGTGCCGATCGCCGCCTGGCAGGATCCGAAGGATCCGCGCCACGCGATCACGGTCGATCAACTGCTGCGCCACACCGCAGGCCTCGCGCTCGGTAGCTCGCTGCAGGCTTCGCTTGCCTCCGCGCTCGAGCCAGTCAACCGGATGAAGTTCATGGAGCCGGACATGGCCGCGTACGCCGAGAGCATTCCGCTCGAGACCGCGCCGGGTGAGGCGTGGAATTATCACGACGGCAATTTCATCATCCTCTCGCATCTGATCCGCAACGCGGCCGGCGGCCACGCCGCCGACGTGATGCGGTTTGCGCGCCGCGAATTGTTCGATCCGCTCGGTATGTACAACGTGGTCATGCAGTTCGATGTTGCCGGCACGCCTGAAGGATCGGGCGCGATGATGGCGAGCGCACGCGACTGGGCGCGTCTCGGCCAGCTCTACCTCAATGACGGGATGGCCGGCGACAAGCGCATCCTGCCCGAAGGCTGGGTCAAGTACTCCGCATCGCCGACGCCGAACGCCTGGGTCGGCATCGGCGCGGGCTTCTGGACCAATCTCGGCGAGAGCTTTGGCGCCAACTTCCGTGTCAAGCACGGCTGGCCGCGCGACGCCTTCTTCGCCAAGGGCACGATCGGGCAATATGTCGTGATCGTGCCGTCACAGCACCTCGTCATCGTGCGGCTCGGCCGCTCGCCGAACATGCCGCTCGAGGCGGACGGCGTGTTCGATCTGGTCCGTGATGTCGTCACGGCGACGTCGACGGGCGCGCGGCTCGCGGGCGGCAATTGA
- a CDS encoding phosphoribosylaminoimidazolesuccinocarboxamide synthase, whose product MTAMLSSDLPLPRIGRGKVRDIYAVGDDRVLLLTTDRISAFDVVMAETIPMKGAVLTQISAWWFRQLEGTVPHHMISADADEIIRAAPELKNHHADILGRAMLCKRTTVFPIECVIRGYISGSAWKEYAAEGTLAGEKLAAGLVESQKLEPAIFSPATKAEAGHDVNITVKRVREILGADVAATLEKMARDVYAYGEQTSRARGIIIADTKFEFGRDKDGRIILIDEVMTPDSSRFWAVDAYKPGQPQPSFDKQPLRDYLDVERHAGRWNGDAPPPPLPASVVDATSKRYLEAYRRVTGTELKV is encoded by the coding sequence ATGACCGCGATGCTCTCCAGCGATTTGCCCCTGCCCCGGATCGGCCGCGGCAAGGTGCGCGATATCTACGCCGTCGGCGACGACCGCGTGCTGCTGCTCACCACCGACCGCATCTCGGCATTCGACGTGGTGATGGCGGAGACCATTCCGATGAAGGGCGCGGTGCTAACCCAGATCAGCGCCTGGTGGTTCCGGCAGCTCGAAGGCACCGTGCCGCATCACATGATCAGCGCCGATGCCGACGAGATCATCCGCGCGGCGCCTGAACTCAAGAACCATCACGCCGACATCCTCGGGCGCGCGATGCTGTGCAAGCGCACCACTGTGTTCCCGATCGAGTGCGTGATCCGCGGTTACATTTCCGGCTCGGCCTGGAAGGAATACGCCGCCGAGGGCACGCTCGCCGGGGAGAAGCTGGCGGCGGGCCTGGTCGAAAGCCAGAAGCTCGAGCCCGCGATCTTCAGCCCGGCGACCAAGGCCGAGGCCGGCCATGACGTGAACATCACGGTTAAGCGGGTGCGCGAGATCCTGGGCGCCGACGTTGCCGCGACGCTCGAGAAGATGGCGCGCGATGTCTACGCATACGGCGAACAGACCAGCCGCGCCCGCGGCATCATCATCGCCGACACCAAGTTCGAATTCGGCCGCGACAAAGACGGCCGCATCATCCTGATCGACGAGGTGATGACGCCGGATTCGTCGCGGTTCTGGGCCGTCGATGCCTACAAGCCCGGCCAGCCGCAGCCGAGCTTCGACAAGCAGCCGCTGCGCGACTATCTCGACGTCGAGCGCCACGCCGGCCGCTGGAACGGCGACGCCCCGCCCCCGCCGCTGCCGGCGAGCGTGGTGGATGCGACCAGCAAGCGGTACCTCGAGGCGTACCGCCGCGTGACGGGGACTGAGCTGAAGGTCTGA
- a CDS encoding crotonase/enoyl-CoA hydratase family protein, translating to MSDADTVLVERDGPITIISINRPHNRNAVDGATARKLYDAFLAFDADASASVAVFTGTGGYFCAGADLKAVAAGDPEKKREVGGHNTIAPMGPSRLRLSKPVIAAIEGFAVAGGMELALWADMRVVAEDATFGVFCRRFGVPLIDLGTIRLPRLIGHSQAIDLILTGRPVAGPEALRMGLANRLVPKGETRAHAIALAKDIAKFPQNCMRADRLSALRQWDLDEEEAIRNEMRGGLEVIASGETLSGAARFASGIGRHGAFGNEGGNG from the coding sequence ATGTCCGATGCCGATACCGTGCTCGTCGAGCGCGACGGTCCCATCACCATCATCTCGATCAACCGCCCGCACAACCGCAATGCCGTCGACGGCGCCACCGCGCGGAAACTGTATGACGCGTTTCTGGCCTTCGACGCCGACGCGAGCGCATCGGTCGCGGTGTTCACCGGCACCGGCGGATATTTCTGCGCCGGCGCCGACCTCAAGGCGGTGGCAGCAGGCGATCCCGAGAAGAAGCGCGAGGTCGGCGGCCACAATACCATCGCGCCGATGGGGCCAAGCCGGCTGCGGCTGTCGAAGCCGGTGATCGCCGCGATCGAGGGCTTTGCGGTCGCCGGCGGCATGGAGCTTGCGCTGTGGGCCGACATGCGCGTCGTCGCCGAGGACGCCACGTTCGGCGTATTCTGCCGTCGCTTCGGCGTGCCGCTGATCGACCTCGGCACCATCCGCCTGCCGCGGCTGATCGGCCATTCGCAGGCGATCGATCTGATCCTCACCGGACGCCCGGTCGCAGGGCCCGAGGCGCTTCGCATGGGGCTCGCAAACCGCTTGGTGCCGAAGGGCGAGACGCGCGCGCACGCCATCGCGCTCGCCAAGGACATCGCGAAATTCCCGCAGAACTGCATGCGCGCCGACCGCCTGTCGGCATTGCGGCAGTGGGACCTCGACGAGGAAGAGGCGATCCGGAACGAGATGCGCGGCGGGCTCGAGGTGATCGCATCGGGCGAAACGCTATCCGGCGCGGCGCGCTTCGCCTCGGGTATCGGCCGCCACGGCGCATTCGGCAATGAGGGCGGGAATGGTTAG
- a CDS encoding helix-turn-helix domain-containing protein, with protein sequence MTFAATELCLRAATVTLLLVLAASMFADFRTVLAGRLAVAFALGSAAHAVAASMGAGPPVSDWHAPLIALSTGDIVVFWLFTRALFDDAFQLRWWHGLIWAAVVAYSFVNCMWIAPGGHAQIAIIMVNSLTLVFVALAVAQTIGSWSADLVERRRRVRVFIVAASALYGGMNALLQIAYAGSRVTVEWANLLNAAVLTAVVAAITWAMMRVDGADLFTVPAEAVVLTKPAAVEEAADQRLVDALMRLMADERIYRHDNVTIGTLATRLKIPEYRLRRLINQRLGYRNFNVFLNNHRIEEAKAALADPSQSAVPVITIAMDAGFQSLGPFNRAFKATTGVTPTEYRKLKAV encoded by the coding sequence ATGACCTTTGCCGCGACCGAACTGTGCCTGCGCGCCGCCACCGTGACGCTGCTGCTGGTGCTTGCGGCCTCGATGTTCGCGGATTTCCGCACGGTGCTGGCCGGGCGCCTTGCGGTCGCCTTCGCGCTCGGCTCGGCGGCGCATGCGGTGGCCGCGTCGATGGGTGCCGGCCCGCCGGTCTCGGACTGGCATGCGCCACTGATCGCGCTCTCGACCGGCGACATCGTGGTGTTCTGGCTGTTCACGCGCGCGCTGTTCGATGACGCGTTTCAACTGCGCTGGTGGCACGGCCTGATCTGGGCCGCGGTCGTGGCCTACAGCTTCGTCAATTGCATGTGGATTGCGCCCGGTGGTCACGCGCAGATCGCGATCATCATGGTCAATTCGCTCACGCTCGTCTTCGTTGCGCTCGCGGTGGCGCAAACCATCGGATCGTGGTCGGCAGATCTGGTCGAGCGCCGCCGCCGTGTCCGCGTCTTCATCGTCGCCGCATCTGCGCTGTACGGCGGCATGAACGCGCTGCTTCAGATCGCCTATGCCGGCAGCCGCGTGACTGTGGAATGGGCCAATTTGCTGAACGCGGCCGTGCTCACCGCCGTCGTGGCCGCAATCACCTGGGCGATGATGCGCGTCGACGGCGCCGACCTGTTCACGGTGCCGGCGGAGGCCGTCGTGCTGACGAAGCCGGCCGCGGTCGAGGAGGCGGCGGACCAGAGACTGGTCGATGCCCTGATGCGGCTGATGGCGGATGAGCGCATCTATCGCCACGACAACGTCACCATCGGCACGCTGGCAACCCGGCTGAAGATCCCCGAATATCGTCTCCGGCGGCTGATCAACCAGCGGCTCGGCTACCGCAATTTCAACGTCTTCCTCAACAACCACCGGATCGAGGAGGCCAAGGCCGCGCTCGCTGATCCCTCGCAGTCCGCAGTTCCCGTCATCACCATCGCGATGGACGCCGGCTTCCAGTCGCTCGGCCCCTTCAACCGCGCCTTCAAGGCGACGACCGGCGTGACGCCGACGGAGTATCGGAAGCTGAAAGCGGTGTAA
- a CDS encoding pirin family protein, translating to MSWQPSTDPELGDPKTCDALDLIIVPRTRDLGDGFAVRRALPHGKRQMVGPFIFFDHFGPVQYLAGKGMDVRPHPHIGLATVTYLFDGSIMHRDSEGNIQEIQPGAMNLMTAGRGIAHSERTPDVQRRDGQKMLGLQSWIALPEAKEEIAPSFQHYGAGDLPMISERDFTARVIAGSAFGISSPVSMVSPWFYTEVTAQAGTSVPLDPDHEERAIYLVDGEVEIAGDRHEGPRLLIFRPGDRITVKTLRPTRMMFLGGDALEGPRHIWWNFVSSSKERIEQAKQDWKTGRFVQVPHEHEFIPLPE from the coding sequence ATGAGCTGGCAGCCCTCGACCGATCCCGAACTCGGCGATCCCAAGACCTGCGACGCGCTGGATCTGATCATCGTGCCGCGCACCCGCGATCTCGGTGACGGCTTCGCGGTGCGCCGCGCGCTGCCGCATGGCAAGCGGCAGATGGTCGGGCCCTTCATCTTCTTCGACCATTTCGGCCCGGTGCAATACCTCGCCGGCAAGGGCATGGATGTGCGGCCGCATCCGCATATCGGGCTCGCTACCGTCACCTATCTGTTCGACGGCAGCATCATGCACCGCGACAGCGAGGGCAACATCCAGGAAATCCAGCCCGGCGCGATGAACTTGATGACCGCGGGGCGCGGCATTGCGCATTCCGAGCGCACCCCCGACGTGCAGCGCCGCGACGGCCAGAAGATGCTCGGTCTGCAAAGCTGGATCGCACTGCCGGAGGCTAAGGAGGAGATCGCGCCGTCGTTCCAGCATTACGGCGCGGGCGATCTGCCGATGATCTCGGAGCGCGACTTCACCGCGCGCGTCATCGCCGGCTCGGCGTTCGGCATCAGCTCGCCGGTCAGCATGGTCTCGCCGTGGTTCTACACCGAAGTGACCGCGCAGGCCGGCACCTCGGTGCCGCTCGACCCCGATCACGAGGAGCGCGCGATCTATCTCGTCGACGGCGAGGTCGAGATCGCGGGCGACCGCCACGAGGGACCGCGGCTGCTGATCTTCCGGCCCGGCGACCGCATCACTGTGAAGACGCTGCGACCGACCCGCATGATGTTTTTGGGCGGCGATGCCCTGGAAGGGCCGCGCCACATCTGGTGGAATTTCGTCTCGTCATCCAAGGAGCGGATCGAGCAGGCCAAGCAGGACTGGAAAACCGGGCGTTTCGTACAGGTTCCGCACGAACACGAGTTCATTCCGCTGCCGGAGTGA
- a CDS encoding alcohol dehydrogenase catalytic domain-containing protein produces the protein MRQLTYIGDNKVEWWDVPPPRLQDDRDALVQPLAVTRCDLDLAIVHGRSGLAGPFALGHETAGRIVDIGGAVRHFAPGDLVIVPFQISCGACDRCRRGHTNACAAVPFRSSYGLKPVCGVEYGGGLSDLIRVPFADHMLVRQPNGHALSQTAGLADGATDGFSAVARWLAQRPGADVLVIGGFAQSLALFAVQAAVARGAGRVVYLDDYAPRLAKAKSLGADIIEAPSGLSMEPPGLFPIVIDAAATDASTLLAFRATEPNGICQRMYGDFAETTPVPLRHMYGVGITLKVSRVNVRAELPDCVAHVAAGHYHPEHVITRRVRFEDAHEAIGDPTIRVAFVRDGIA, from the coding sequence ATGCGGCAATTGACTTATATCGGCGACAACAAGGTCGAATGGTGGGACGTTCCCCCGCCGAGGCTCCAGGATGACCGCGACGCGCTGGTGCAGCCGCTCGCGGTGACGCGCTGCGATCTCGATCTTGCGATCGTTCACGGCCGATCCGGCCTCGCGGGCCCATTTGCGCTAGGACATGAGACCGCGGGCCGCATCGTCGACATCGGCGGCGCGGTGAGGCATTTCGCGCCCGGCGATCTCGTCATCGTACCGTTCCAGATCAGTTGCGGGGCCTGCGATCGCTGCCGGCGCGGCCACACCAATGCCTGCGCGGCAGTGCCGTTTCGCTCCTCCTACGGCTTGAAGCCGGTCTGCGGCGTGGAATATGGCGGCGGCCTGTCCGACCTGATCCGTGTGCCGTTTGCCGATCACATGCTGGTTCGCCAGCCGAACGGCCATGCCTTGTCGCAAACCGCAGGACTGGCCGACGGCGCGACCGACGGGTTCAGCGCGGTGGCGCGCTGGCTCGCGCAACGGCCCGGTGCCGACGTGCTCGTGATCGGCGGCTTCGCGCAGTCGCTCGCGCTATTCGCGGTGCAGGCGGCGGTGGCGCGCGGTGCGGGCCGCGTCGTCTATCTCGACGACTACGCGCCGCGCCTCGCCAAGGCGAAGTCGCTCGGTGCCGACATCATCGAAGCCCCTAGCGGCCTGTCGATGGAGCCGCCCGGCCTGTTCCCGATCGTGATCGATGCGGCCGCGACCGACGCCAGCACGCTGCTCGCATTCCGCGCGACGGAACCGAACGGCATCTGCCAGCGCATGTATGGCGACTTCGCCGAGACCACGCCGGTGCCGCTGCGGCATATGTATGGCGTCGGGATCACGTTGAAGGTCAGCCGCGTCAATGTTCGCGCCGAGCTGCCCGACTGCGTCGCGCATGTGGCGGCAGGACATTACCACCCGGAGCATGTCATCACCCGCCGCGTCCGTTTCGAGGATGCGCATGAGGCGATCGGGGACCCGACCATCCGCGTCGCCTTCGTTCGTGATGGCATTGCCTGA
- a CDS encoding GNAT family N-acetyltransferase: MVSLIKPGAKLLQVDGPVIETSRLILRPWRASDIADNTKMLSDPETARFITPDHQPVTSELKGWRNAAVISGHWALHGFGMFAVEERSSARYIGRVGPYYPPEWPDFEVGWGIAREYRGKGYAVEAARAAIDFVFANFTIDRIIHCIDPANFASQAVARRLGAVNEGPGKLEGDVIDIWVTQRSRWSRDGS; encoded by the coding sequence ATGGTTTCTCTGATCAAGCCGGGCGCAAAGCTGTTGCAGGTCGACGGGCCCGTGATCGAGACGTCGCGTCTCATCCTGCGGCCGTGGCGCGCGTCCGACATCGCGGACAACACGAAGATGCTGTCCGATCCCGAGACGGCGCGCTTCATCACGCCGGATCATCAGCCGGTCACCTCGGAGCTGAAGGGCTGGCGCAATGCGGCGGTCATCTCCGGCCATTGGGCGCTGCACGGCTTTGGCATGTTCGCGGTCGAGGAGAGGTCTTCCGCTCGCTACATCGGCCGCGTCGGGCCGTATTATCCGCCGGAATGGCCGGACTTCGAGGTCGGCTGGGGCATCGCCAGGGAGTATCGCGGCAAGGGCTATGCGGTGGAGGCGGCACGCGCCGCGATCGACTTTGTGTTCGCGAACTTCACCATCGACCGCATCATCCATTGCATTGATCCCGCCAATTTCGCCTCGCAGGCCGTGGCGCGGCGGCTGGGTGCTGTCAATGAGGGCCCGGGCAAGCTCGAGGGCGATGTCATCGATATCTGGGTCACGCAGCGCAGCCGCTGGTCGCGCGATGGTTCTTGA
- a CDS encoding alpha/beta fold hydrolase: protein MPAQSIATELKTFTTSDFRLENGSVLGEVTIAYRTVGTLAPKRDNVVLITHGNTSGPQMIDPDGSTGEGSWNEIVGPGKAVDTNRYFAICPNMLGSSYGSTNAASIDPRTGRRYGPRFPDITVSDIVATQRAMLDELGIDKLVAIVGPSYGGFQALQWAVNHPDAMRGIAAVVTAPLVPRERAEGNVARLMAALSQDPNWNGGDYYDHGGVLESMIQIRTATLKSYGIETRLRDTMADPADIEAAIRAEAAEWARGFDANSLLTLAKALRGFDVTAQFGRIKAKVLYVLSRTDKLFPPELAPQVMPALKAAGVDADYFLLDSDYGHSASGRDAHKWAPRLRAFMDSLG from the coding sequence ATGCCCGCACAATCGATCGCAACCGAGCTGAAGACATTCACCACGTCCGATTTCCGCCTGGAGAACGGCAGCGTGCTCGGCGAAGTGACCATCGCCTACCGCACCGTCGGCACGCTGGCGCCCAAGCGCGACAATGTCGTGCTGATCACCCACGGCAACACCAGCGGGCCGCAGATGATCGATCCCGACGGATCGACCGGCGAAGGCAGCTGGAACGAGATCGTCGGCCCCGGCAAGGCTGTCGACACCAACCGCTACTTCGCGATCTGCCCGAACATGCTGGGCTCGTCCTACGGCTCGACCAACGCGGCAAGCATCGACCCGCGGACCGGCCGGCGTTACGGGCCGCGCTTCCCTGATATCACCGTCAGCGACATCGTCGCCACCCAGCGCGCGATGCTCGATGAACTCGGCATCGACAAGCTCGTTGCGATCGTCGGTCCGTCCTATGGCGGCTTCCAGGCGCTGCAATGGGCGGTGAACCATCCCGATGCCATGCGCGGCATCGCTGCCGTCGTCACCGCGCCGCTGGTGCCGCGCGAGCGCGCCGAGGGCAATGTTGCGCGGCTGATGGCGGCGCTGTCGCAGGATCCGAACTGGAACGGCGGCGACTATTACGATCACGGCGGCGTGCTCGAAAGCATGATCCAGATCCGCACCGCGACGCTGAAGAGCTACGGCATCGAGACGCGGCTGCGCGACACGATGGCCGATCCCGCTGACATCGAGGCCGCGATCCGCGCCGAGGCGGCGGAATGGGCCAGGGGGTTCGACGCCAATTCGCTGCTGACTCTGGCCAAGGCGCTGCGCGGCTTCGACGTCACGGCGCAGTTCGGACGGATCAAGGCCAAGGTGCTCTATGTCCTGTCGCGGACCGACAAGCTGTTCCCGCCGGAGCTTGCGCCGCAGGTGATGCCGGCCCTGAAGGCCGCCGGCGTCGACGCGGATTATTTCCTGCTCGACAGCGACTATGGCCATTCGGCATCGGGCCGCGACGCGCACAAATGGGCGCCGCGGTTGCGCGCGTTCATGGACAGCCTCGGCTAG